The region GGGGCGTGCGGCGCCTGGGCGGCATCGTGCAACTCGCCGAAGAGCGCGGCCAGCCGGTGCCTGAAGTCCGTCCAGACCTCCGGCGCCACCCACAGCTCCGCGTCCGAGGTCACCCCCTCGGCGCCGGGTGCGCGGCGGCCCGCCCGCTCCCGCAGATTGTGGGCCATCGCCTCGGCGATCAGCCGGACCCCCTCGTGGCGCTGGTCCGACAGCGGGGAGCCGTGCACCGCCCGGTAGCGGCGCTCCCGGCCGCCGCGGTTGGCCCGCACCTCGGCCAGCTCCACCAGGCCGACCGCGTCGAGGCGGCGCAGATGCTGGCTGGCGAGCGCGTGCGAGATGTCCAGCTCCCGGGACAGTTCCGCGGCGGACAGCGGGACGTTCCAGACCAGGGACACGATGCGCAGCCGCACCGGGTGGGCGAGGGCGCGCAACAGGGGATCGGTGGCGGTCATAAGCCCATTACACCGCTCCCGGGCATCGGATGCGGGGATTGTCCAGCTGACCCCCAAGTAATAGGTTGGGAGTCATGACGGTGCGGAAGGTGCTGCGGGACCGCGGCGCGGCGACATATCTGGGCGGCATCCTGGTCTCCGGGTTCGGGGACTCGGCGATGCTGCTGGTCGCCGGTATCTGGGTGAAGACGCTGACCGGATCGAGCAGTCTGGCCGCCGCGGTGACCTTCTGCGTCTGGGCGCCCACCCTGGTGGGGCCGCTGCTGGGCACCGCGGCCGACCGGGTACGCCGCCGGCGGCTGCTGATCGGGGTCAACGCCGCCCTCGCGCTGCTGCTCCCGGCGCTGCTCGCGGTCCGTTCCGGGCGGGACGTCTGGCTGCTCCTGCTGGTCCTCACCGCGGTCGGCGCCGGCTCGGTGCTCTGCGACGCCGCCGAGGCGGGGCTGGTCGTCAGCGCCGTCCCCGCCGCCCTGCGCGGCGACTTCAACGGGTTGCGGATGACCGTCACCGAGGCCATGAAACTGCTCGCCCCGCTGGCCGGCGCGGGCCTCTTCCTGCGCTGGGGCGGCGGCGCCGTCGCCCTGCTCGACGCGGCCACCTTCGTGCTGGCCGCCCTCGCCTTCACCGCGCTGCGGATCCGTGAGGAGCCGCCGGGCCCGAGGACCGGCGGCTGGCGCGAGCAGACCGCGCAGGGCGTGCGCGCCCTGCGCGGCGATCCCCTGCTGGTGCGCCTGGTGGGCGCGGGCGCCGCCGCCATGCTGCTGTCCGGGATCAGCAGCGCCGCGATCTACGAGCTGGTCGACGCCGGCCTGCACCGCCCGCCCGCCTTCGTCGGCGTGCTCTACGCGGTGCAGGGCGCGGGTTCCGCCGTCGCGGGGACCATGGCGGGCGCCGTCATGCGCCGGCTGCCGGAACGTGCCTTCGCCGCCGTGGGCCTGCTGCTCTTCACCGCCGGCGCCGCCGTACGCGCGGTGCCGTCACTGCCGGTCGTGCTCGCCGGG is a window of Streptomyces sp. NBC_01477 DNA encoding:
- a CDS encoding MFS transporter, whose amino-acid sequence is MTVRKVLRDRGAATYLGGILVSGFGDSAMLLVAGIWVKTLTGSSSLAAAVTFCVWAPTLVGPLLGTAADRVRRRRLLIGVNAALALLLPALLAVRSGRDVWLLLLVLTAVGAGSVLCDAAEAGLVVSAVPAALRGDFNGLRMTVTEAMKLLAPLAGAGLFLRWGGGAVALLDAATFVLAALAFTALRIREEPPGPRTGGWREQTAQGVRALRGDPLLVRLVGAGAAAMLLSGISSAAIYELVDAGLHRPPAFVGVLYAVQGAGSAVAGTMAGAVMRRLPERAFAAVGLLLFTAGAAVRAVPSLPVVLAGTLAIGVGLPWVIVAAFTAVQQHTEPALVGRVAAAAGTVVFAPTAVAAALGAGLVALVDYRLQLAGVGVGGVMAAWLLLLRRPRGLGVAGVGVGSGAEPVSGSGPGAELGAVSGSGPGAGSGPGPGAAPGARTAGDRTPRTGGDRDRTAEDRGRTG
- a CDS encoding ArsR/SmtB family transcription factor; the protein is MTATDPLLRALAHPVRLRIVSLVWNVPLSAAELSRELDISHALASQHLRRLDAVGLVELAEVRANRGGRERRYRAVHGSPLSDQRHEGVRLIAEAMAHNLRERAGRRAPGAEGVTSDAELWVAPEVWTDFRHRLAALFGELHDAAQAPHAPGTVGIGATVMVFPLAEPDTADGLDTAAPETTEPDTAAPDAAGPQTAGPQTAEPETAGPQDTPGPDITEERP